From the genome of Thermodesulforhabdaceae bacterium:
TGTCATTCTAGAAACGACGGGATGGATCTTCACTTCCACGTCGGAAGGCTTTTTGTAAATCTTCCCCCTGTTTGGACGATAATTGATGGAATCTTTAGTAATGAACGAGGTCCCGGGTTTGATGGAATTGCGAAGAGAACTAATCTTCTTATAGCCTCAAGTGATCTTTTTTCTGCAGATAAGGTAGGAGCGGCAGTTCTTGGGTATTCCCCTTCGGATGTGCCTCACCTTGTTCATGCATCCCAGGCCCTGAAAAGACCTCTTGATCTTTCTGACCTGGATGTTACAGGAGAAAGCTTAGAAAGTCTCATTATGCCACATCGTTATTCCTTTGATTACAATCAGGATAATTCTTTACCTCTGGTTATGGAAAAGGCAGGCATTAGAGGTATCTCTTACTGGAAATACGACGATACTTTATGCACTTACTGTTCCTTTCTTAATGGGACTATTCTTACTGCTATTGCCCGAGCCTGGAAGGGAACTCCATGGGATGAGGTAGAAGTGCTTACGGGGAAGGTGATGAATCCTTCAGGCATGAAAAAACACACGATTCTTCTTGGGAAGTGCATGAGCGATCTTCATAAAAACAACCCATATATCCGTCATGCCGTTTTCGTAAAAGGATGCCCACCTAAACCGAAAGATGTAGTGAAAGCTTTTCAGGAAGTGGGCATAGAGCTTGATATGTCGATTTTTGAACATCCAGAACATTATGCAGCGAGGTTTATGAAAAAATACGAAGGAAAGTCAGAATTCGATGAGGCTTTTTTCAAGCTGGAGTAGACATTTTTGTCCATTTTTTTCAGATCCTGAGAGTCAGCCGAACAGGGGATCAACTTTTGCAGGGGGATTGAGATGCTGACACCAGTTAGCTTTACGATCGAATTTTAAGTTCTGCAAAGGAGTCGCCGCTTCGTAAATTTACAAGGTAAGCGGTTACGCTCTTTTCTTCCAAATTCAGCACTACAAAACTTGGGTTGTATCCTTTCTTATCTTGGGTTTTTAAGTGACCCGGATTAATCCATAAAATCCCCAATTCCCAAGAAAGAGCCGGAATGTGAGTGTGACCGTAAGCAACAATTTCTACATCTTTTCTTGCTGCCAGCTCCAGAGGGTTTACATCTCCCGGCAGGTCGTTGGCATGAGGTTCTTTCGTGTGAGTAAAAAGCACTCGGTAACCCTTTAACTCCTTTAGCAAACGGTTCGGAATTTTAGGATCGCGGTAATGTTCGCAAAAAACACCGGGAACCTGGATAAGATCCCCTTTCCATAGATCTTTTACAGCTTCTACATCTTCGCATTCATCACCCAGATGAACCAATACATCCACCTGCCACTTTTCCATCATCAGGCTTACCGCCAATCGCAGATTTTCTGTTTCTCCGTGTGTGTCGCTTACCAGACCAAGTCTCAAGCTTTCACCTCCCCACTGGTTTAGAATACTGAGCGATTTTTAATCATTAACAACTGGATCGCTTCCTGATGGATAGGTATTCCCTTGAGGCGATTTCTTGAGCCATCTTACGTTTTTGACTCAGGTCGTCAAAGTTAGCCAAAACAAGTCCGTATATATCTTTATCAAGGGCGCCGCTTTTCACCATGTCTTCCATGACTTTCTTTGCCATTTCTTCTGACATTCCTTTTCTGTAAGGTCTATCTTCGGTAATAGCACTTAAAACGTCCGCTATAGCAACGATTCTTGCACCTAAGGGGATTTCATTCCCCCTTTTTTTGAATGGGTAGCCTTTGCCGTTTAACCTTTCGTGATGAAAGGCCGCCCATATATGGATAGGATCTATTCCTTGGATTCTGTTAAGAATTTTGTAAGTGTAATAAGTGTGAGTTTTTATTATAGCGGTTTCATCTGGCGTTAAGGAACCTGGTTTGTTGAGAATTTCTGTGGGAACAACGATTTTTCCGATGTCATGTAGCAATCCTGCAATTTTTATCATTAGAGTCTCTTCTTCGGAAAATCCTATAAGTTCTGCAATATGAGTAGAGATAGCTGTTACGCCTGAAGAATGGACTACCGTAAAAGGAGTTCTGTAATCTATAATCTTTGATAATATTCCAGCAATTTTTTCAAATTCCGCCAAATCAGCAAAACTAGCTATAAAATCGTTTTGGGTTTTAATTATATAGAAAAGTTCAGGTGAAACCAGATCCAGCCAGAAACTTTCTCTTGCTGAAAGATCCTTGAAACTTTCTATAAGATAAGGATGGAAATGTGACTTTTTTTCTTGAAGCTTGTCCACAATGTGATGGGTATATTTAAGGATGCTATCCCCCTTTGTTTTCGATTTAAAATACGCAGCAACAATTAGAGCATCTATTCTGTCCGCTACGTGAATAATGTATGGTTCAGAAACGTTTTCGTCTTTCCCGTTTTGCTCGAAACTTTTATGGTGGTTAAGGACTATCTCAGCTATATCTTCCAGATAAGGTATATTCTTCAAAAGATTGTATCCTAACCAGCAATGAGGAAAACAGGCATCAGACGAAAAATTTTCGAATTCCAGTGCTTCCAGTCTTTCCTTTGAAGACAGGAATCCTATGTCATGTAAAAGAGCGCCTACAAAAACCTTTTCCAGGTGGTTTTTCCGTAGTCCTAAATGCTTTGCTAATTCAGTTGCTATGTAGCAAACACGTAAATGATGATTAGATAAAGCAGGATCGGCTAAATCCAGAGCATAGGATAAAGCGCAAAGTATTTCGGAAATGTTGTAAAATTTCGCCATGTTTGTCCTCTTAACTCGTTCATGTTCGGTATTAACCTTGCTCATTATAAATTCGATTATGGTTGTGATCAATAACCGGAAGATGGTGTTCTAAAAAACTCTGTAATAGAATTGTAGGGGCGACGCATGCGTCGCCCCTGCAGTCATGTGGTGAATCATATATTGAGGTCGTTCTTAGCTGCTTGAGTCTGGAAAGGTCTTCCGAGCTGAGTTTCGTCCCCGCCTTTTCTATGTTTCGCTATCTTATAAGGGAAGTTTTAGAACACCCTACTAAGCGGAATACCGTTTTTTCACAAACAACCAGCGGCTTCTAGGTCTTTCCCCGAGATTTCACCTCCCCGCTGGTTTGAAATGCTGAGCGATTTTAGTTTGTTTGCCATGTTGTTTTCTGATGATTACATAAAATATCCAGAGATTGCAGGTAATTTTTACGGAAGCATTTCACACAAACGTAAAGAAGGAAAATATATGACGGATTATCAGAGAGCAAATAAGAAAAATAGACTTGCCTTTGAAAATAGCCCTTATCTTCTCCAGCATGCCTCTAATCCGGTGGATTGGTATCCCTGGGGAGAAGAAGCCTTTGAGAAGGCGAGAAAGGAAGATAAGCCCGTTTTTCTATCAATAGGATATTCCACCTGTCACTGGTGCCACGTGATGGCCAGAGAATCCTTCGAGGATGAAGACGTAGCCAGAATTCTCAATCAGTTTTTTGTTTCTATAAAGGTGGATAGAGAAGAAAAGCCGGATGTGGATCATTTATACATGACAGCTTGCCAGGCAATAACCGGAAGGGGTGGATGGCCTCTTTCTGTTTTTCTGACCCCTCAGGGAGAGCCCTTCTTTGCAGGAACATATTTTCCTAAGACAAGTCGTATGGGACTCCCCGGTTTCAAAGATCTGTTGCTATACATTGCCAATCTCTGGAAGACAGACAGAAACAGAATTCATCAAGTTGCAAAACAGCTAACAGACATTATAAAGGCTCAGGATACAAGCCGGGATAAGAAAAATCTTACTGAGACCTTGCTTCGCCGTTGTTATGAGGCTTTAGCCCGTTCCTTTGATCCTCGTTATGGAGGATTTCTGCCAGCGCCCAAGTTTCCGTCTCCTCACCAACTAACCTATCTTTTAAGATGGTATTATAGAGTGGGACA
Proteins encoded in this window:
- a CDS encoding DUF362 domain-containing protein, yielding MAFTVSIVRYEKIYDSVRLAVELAGGLPKLGSSDRVFIKPNVVTWVLGGNFPKWGVLTTSRIVEDVVKLLKDAGVKQISIGEGIVAASSARREITQEAFRSLGYYKLSERYGVNLIDIFDRPFKKVEIAEGVTLNFNVDALESDLIVDLPVLKTHAQTVVSLGIKNLKGLIDIPSRKKCHSRNDGMDLHFHVGRLFVNLPPVWTIIDGIFSNERGPGFDGIAKRTNLLIASSDLFSADKVGAAVLGYSPSDVPHLVHASQALKRPLDLSDLDVTGESLESLIMPHRYSFDYNQDNSLPLVMEKAGIRGISYWKYDDTLCTYCSFLNGTILTAIARAWKGTPWDEVEVLTGKVMNPSGMKKHTILLGKCMSDLHKNNPYIRHAVFVKGCPPKPKDVVKAFQEVGIELDMSIFEHPEHYAARFMKKYEGKSEFDEAFFKLE
- a CDS encoding YfcE family phosphodiesterase, which codes for MRLGLVSDTHGETENLRLAVSLMMEKWQVDVLVHLGDECEDVEAVKDLWKGDLIQVPGVFCEHYRDPKIPNRLLKELKGYRVLFTHTKEPHANDLPGDVNPLELAARKDVEIVAYGHTHIPALSWELGILWINPGHLKTQDKKGYNPSFVVLNLEEKSVTAYLVNLRSGDSFAELKIRS
- a CDS encoding HD domain-containing phosphohydrolase, translated to MAKFYNISEILCALSYALDLADPALSNHHLRVCYIATELAKHLGLRKNHLEKVFVGALLHDIGFLSSKERLEALEFENFSSDACFPHCWLGYNLLKNIPYLEDIAEIVLNHHKSFEQNGKDENVSEPYIIHVADRIDALIVAAYFKSKTKGDSILKYTHHIVDKLQEKKSHFHPYLIESFKDLSARESFWLDLVSPELFYIIKTQNDFIASFADLAEFEKIAGILSKIIDYRTPFTVVHSSGVTAISTHIAELIGFSEEETLMIKIAGLLHDIGKIVVPTEILNKPGSLTPDETAIIKTHTYYTYKILNRIQGIDPIHIWAAFHHERLNGKGYPFKKRGNEIPLGARIVAIADVLSAITEDRPYRKGMSEEMAKKVMEDMVKSGALDKDIYGLVLANFDDLSQKRKMAQEIASREYLSIRKRSSC